Below is a genomic region from Salmo trutta chromosome 19, fSalTru1.1, whole genome shotgun sequence.
tgaagcaacatctcaagacatcagtcaggaagttaaagcttggtcgcaaatgggtcttccaaatggacaatgaccccaagcatacttccaaagttgtggcaaaatggcttaaggacaacaaagttaaggtattggagtggccatcacaaagccctgacttcaatcctatagaaaatatgtgggtagacctgaaaaagtgtgtgtgagcaaggaggcctaaacacatgtctgttacaccagctctgtcaggaggaatgggccaaaattcacccaacttattgtgggaagcttgtggaaggcaacgcgaaacgtttgacacaagttaaacaatttaaaggcaacgctaccaaatactaattgagtgtatgtaaacttctgacccactgggactgtgatgaaataaataaaagctgaaataaaccactctactattattctgacatttcacattctcaaaataaattggtgatcctaactgacctaagacagggaatttttactaggattaaatgtcaggaattgtgaaaaactcagtttaaatgtatttggctaaggtgaatgtaaacttccgacttcaactgtacgtaatCAAAAGTACTGCACATAATGTACTGTACGTTTTTATATGTTAAATGCTTATGTTGTCTTTATTCTATAGCCAGGGTGACTAATAGTTAAAATCAAGTACAATTcagtctcacacagacacactgcgtTATACAAAGGCAGCAATACTGTTTGTTGCCTTACACTATCTAGCTATTGCTTAAATATGCAATATATCAGTGAGTGACTATTGAACCCCAGACTTATACAAATCAGACATCCCGGCAGCCAAGGCACCCACCAAGACATTTCCCCTGCTTGTCCTACAACTCACATCTTTGTAGCAACAAAAACTAGCCTTCATCCCTCTTGACACAGGGTTTTATAAGTGAGTTACGACAGCAAAAGGTGGAGGTCCATCCATTGCCAAGACAGTTTTCCCTTTGGCTTAGTTAAGGTCAAATTGAAAAGAGAAAATTCAAGTCAATCCTGTAGCCTAATTTGACGTACAGCGATTTCCTGTCAATCTTTTCCACTAAAATATGGTATAATTAATTTCCTCATAActtcattaaaatggaaataacCCCTATAGCCCAAACTACCATCATTAGGTTTATCCAACAAGTCTAATATAATTCAGTGTATAAAACCTCATGAGTACTAGTCCTTTCCAAATAGAGGGAACCAGATCAGtagttaaaccagactgaacacATTGCGGGCAGGAGAGCTGATCACTGGTTACTTTGGGTGATTTGAGCATTAGTTACAGTAGACTTGATCATTGTAGAGTTCACTTGTAATAGTGGTAGATTTGTAATAACTGGTCACTTAAAATAGATTTGATCGCTGATTACAATTACAGATTATATTAGTGACTGTGGGAGATATGTGAACTAGTTGGAATAGTGGATTTGATCACTGATTATAGTGGAAGATTTGTTCATTGGTTCCAATTTGTGAACTGGTTCCAGCGGTGCAGTCTCACCATCTCATCCAGGTTTTGAGTGTTGGAGGTGCGCCGCTGGGGTTTGGCCAGTGGCGGGGTATCTTCCAGGGGCAGCTCCAGCTCCTCTCTGATCTCCTCCTCGATCTCTTGCTCCAACTGGATCAGCACAGGGGCGGCCATTCCGAAACGAGAGGCCCGCCGGGCTACTTCCAGCAGACACAGCACAAAGTTCTTCTCATTCTTCCGCAGCACCAGGTCGTCTGTCTCAAACATGAGCACATCTGGAGAAGGAGCGGGGAGAAGGATTGAGTGAGACGTCTGAGGATCGAGACGTTAACGCAATACGAAGGAGTAGCCTCGTGACCAACATGACCAGGAAAACTCTGGGCGCTGAGTTGTCTGTTTCGAGATGAATGTTGTATCCAGGGATGTGATCATTAGAAAAGTACACATTTAAAAAATGAGGGAAAGGTTCATGAGGCCATGTTCCTATGCAGTATGGATTTAGAGCCTCACCTAGTGGTACATTTCCATATTGCATGCATTCCATCAAACGCGGTTGACCGCTTGTCTAGCACACACTGTCCGTTGTAGGCTACTGAATGTGTGCATGTGTtcagaaattattattttttaaatacaatagGCATAGAAATAATATTGGGATGCTGGTCAATCAGCCATTAATTCAAGAGACTCCATTCATGTCTGTTTGTCACACCGCCACCTGACCTGTGGGGCAAGTGGTTGTGGAtttatggcatatcaagaatattACATTCACAGCTGTGATACTCCTGACTGACAACGGCAATGGTTTCACTAAGTTAAACTATAATTACGTTCAAGCCTTCTGTAGGATATATGCAATTGAAAAATTGTGGGCAGCAAAAGTAGTTGTCAGTCAAAACATGAACTGCCATTATGCAGGAATATTGTCATACCTTTAATATCCATATGCTTTCGACACCAACTGATGAAATTTGAGATGTTGTCCCGGGCCAGGAAAGTTGCAGGTTGGGCCGAATTTACGAACGTGACACCGTTCGTTGGCAGCTGGACCTGTCGCACCATCCCGTACTTTTGAATGAACTCTCCCGCCACTCGTGTGACATTATTGGCGTGGGAACAGAGGACCGCGCCCGTCTCGAGCGCCTCCACCATGTTGTTCACGTCAATATCAATCTCGTACAAATCTCTCAACCATTCTGCCAAATCCTCCTTCATCGCATACAGGTACTCTTCGCTAGACTTGAAGGGCTTGATGCTTTGATTTGTGGCATGATGAATCCCAGTGGACATTGTGAGAAATATGAAATTAACACTTCAAGCAGAAAAGTCACGACATGAGGCAAAACTATCGTGAAAGTATTATCGCAAATATAATGCCTCAGCCTGCACCTGGTTCCACTTATTTCATGCGGTTTGAACgcgtagctagctagtttagttaACGTAACAGTGATTTACTGTGTAAAACGCTAGACTATAAAGTTATTCATTTCAAAAGATGGTAATTAATAAAATGTTCGAAATACAGTCAAAACCAACCTGAAATCTGTCTACACTTATTTAAGTTTCTCTAGCTACCCAGGCTGCCAGTTTGTTTTGTAGTTGCTTCTGTGGTACTCTCCTTGGTTACAAGGTAACGAACTCATTCCAAACATTCCCATTAACCATTTCACGACCAGTCCCCAACAAGTTCAAAATTCCTTCCAAACCATGATGTTTAATGTTCTTAAGCGTTTGATTAATTATTTTGTAGCTGGACGCCACTTGTTACACCTTTTATATAATCTCGTTAACCCAGAATTAAAGTTACACATATACATTTTCATTTGAATAATGAGGTGTAGTAACTGAATTACATTGTCAGACACTCAAGGTGATAATGTTTGCACATTGGAATTCTTAGTGTACATTTCCACCGacccctcccccaccccttcACTATTCAAACCCAAAATGTAAATGGTGTAGAGATGTCTTTATACCTTTGAAAAAAGCCACAAGCATAGTTCTGGGTTGATGGGCAAAGACAAAATACTACTTTACAAATAATTCCATGCACTTTACAAATAATTCCATGCCTACTTTGACAATCTAGATTGCAAACAGGAGTCATTTGAACATCTATGTAAGAGCTACAAGTTTGAGAAATCCCTCAAACATACATTGATCCAGTGCAAGATGTAAGGTCAACTGTTTATTGATAGCGTTATTAACATTTCTGATCAGTTAACATTTCTGATAACAGCTATTTCGTCATCAGGCATGATGAAACTTGGATTTTGGAGAGACCTTGGTGCCATTTAAGTGACTGGACAATATAAATAACGACAGATTCAAACTTTGCTCACTTCATGTTAGCAACAAAATCCTCGCCCTTCTTGATGGAGCCCTTCAGCTCACCAATGGCATCAGCCACCAGATTCTCCTCAAAGGCTGACAGCTTGCCCAGGCCAAGGTTCTTTTCAATTCCGTGTTTCTAAAAGAACAAAAATATTCCTTCTGGTTACCACTTCAGATTGTCAAAGTAGTGTCATTCAAATAGGAACCTGAATTAAGTACAAGTACAGCATTAATATCAACAATAAGCAGAAGGTGAAATTTCAGTCTCCAACTTATAAACCTGTTTATAAGGTAGTGTAGGACTTACCccgaggaggagaggtgtggagaagtATTTGCATTCGGTCTCTTCTGACCTTACGTACGCACACTCTACAACTCCATTCTTTCCGTTCATGGCATCCAGGACAGAGAAGGTGAACCTAGCCCCAGCGTAGGCCATGGACAGCGTAGCAGAGCCTGAACACACAAAGGTTAGCCAGTTAGAGCTCATCAGAGTGGTTCAAACATGAGTTAAGTTTAAAGGACCGTTTTCATTGAGAATCAGTCAGTCCTTCAGGTAACACTGCCTACCTGCTCCAGCCTTGGCCTTCACAACCTCAGTACCAGCATCCTGGATCCTAGCGGTCAGAGCAGACAGCTGGTCGGCTGGGAACTCCACTTTGGGTGTTGCCTACAGAGCGGCATGTGCAAGGTGTAGAGTTATTCACAGGGAAAGCCTTGTTCATGTTGAACCTTATACTATTCCTTTTCCAACTGAATTTTATAATGACCATGAATTAGGAATTTCTTAAAGCCACAGACTAAGAAATACTGAATCACAGGCTCCCACTGTAGGACAACTCATTCACTTTGATGTTACAAACACTAGAGGGAGCCATAAAAAAGTGTTCCCGAAAACAGGGGCAGCATATCAGATATCAGCTCAAAGCCCTAAATAATCACAAATGTGTGTCATTTTTATTATTAGATTAAGATTTAGTCCTACTGGTGGCATTGCAAGGCAATCATTCAGGTATTGGATTTGTTTTTTCTGTGAAAAGGCCCTTATTCTTACCTGTGAGAtgagaggaataatggtctttcCTGCATGACCTCCAATCACTGGTACATTGACACGTGCTGGGTCAAGGCCCTGCAAtatgaaacaccaaacagtcagCCATCTTGCCTTGCCACTCATTATGCAATAATCAATTAGAGAATACTAGCTGGCTAGCATTAACTGAAGGAAAATGTACAACAACAAAAGatttcattaaaaatgttatgcAGTTGGATCATGGTGACAACCAAATATTTAAGTGGAGACATTCCCTACAACATAAGCCTATTACAATACAAACGTTGTATAGAATGCACCCAAGCACATTTAGAGCCTTGCTCTGAGCAAACTACAAAGTAGACAATTCCAACTCTAGGTGtgaatgtttttgctttgtcacgcAGTGTTTATCTACTCTTCCACAGTCATCTGTAAGATACAAACATAAGCTTTGTTCCGTTCAGGGTGATACACCCATGAACTTTGAGATCACTCCTGTGTGTCAAAGGTATAGAGGGTGAGTATAGGGCGCATTAGGAATGTTTGAGGTCCTCAATCCTCTGTAGCTTAAAGAAAATCCTCTGTAGCTTACTTTCAGCTCTGCGACAAATGCATTGGCTCTGACGATATCCAATGTTGTGACTCCAAACACTCTGTTGGGGTTGTAGACACCATACTTTTTCATCACCTCTGATGTGATGGGAATAGTAGAGTTGACCTATGGATGAAACAAAACTGTCAGCTATTTCAAACTACATGTTACCATCACTGGCATTTACCTTCTGA
It encodes:
- the LOC115154257 gene encoding malate dehydrogenase, mitochondrial, with amino-acid sequence MFSRIARPTICIATRSLSTSSQNNAKVAVLGASGGIGQPLSLLLKNSPLVGELSLFDIAHTPGVAADLSHIETRAHVTGYMGPDQLDAALKGCDVVVIPAGVPRKPGMTRDDLFNTNATIVATLADAVARNCPEAMICIIANPVNSTIPITSEVMKKYGVYNPNRVFGVTTLDIVRANAFVAELKGLDPARVNVPVIGGHAGKTIIPLISQATPKVEFPADQLSALTARIQDAGTEVVKAKAGAGSATLSMAYAGARFTFSVLDAMNGKNGVVECAYVRSEETECKYFSTPLLLGKHGIEKNLGLGKLSAFEENLVADAIGELKGSIKKGEDFVANMK